The genomic region ATGCCCCAATCGGTCTTCATGTAGATGCTGAAGGCCAGCGCACCGAGCGCGGGGCCGACCGCGACGATGATCTGGATGAGCCAGACGTTGCGCGCCTGCGAAAGGTTCACGCTGGAATTCGCGCCGCGCGCCCAGTCCCGCGTGACGATGCGCAAGGGCGCACGCAGGAGCAGCCTGAACCAAGGTGGCACCAGCGCCATCGCCAGCGCGGCCAGCGCCACCGGCAATGCCAGCAGCGCGACATTATGCAGGGCATAGCCGGTCACGAGCTGATGCACCTGGCCGCTGTCCTCGAGGCTGTAGGTATCGCCGGCATAGGTCAGCGGCACGAAATGCGCGTCCGCCAGCCACACGATGTGCGGGATCATCGCCACCACCATCGTCGCGATCGCAACCCACGGTGCCGGCGACGACAGGAATCTCATTCGCTCCGGATGGATCAGCGCGGCAAGCCCGATGGCGCCGATCATGGTCAGCACCCAGTATTTGGTCATCAGCGCCAGCGCGCCGGCAAGGCCGAGCAACACTCCGGACCGCCAGCTCCGCTTCTCGAACGCATTGAGATAAGCGAGCACGAGGAGCGGCAAGGTGACGAGCTGGAGCAGGTCGGGATTGTACTTGAAACCCTTGAAATTGAAGATCGGGTAGAGCGCGACCATCACCACGACCAGGAACGCGCGCCGCGCATCCACGACGCGCAGCGCGATGAGCCAGCAGATCACCATACCGGTGCCGACGGTCGCCATCGCCAGCGCATAGGTCGCCCAGTCCGTCGGCGGGAACACTGTGAACCAGAGGCCGGCGACCCAGCCCGACAGCGGCGGGTGCTTGCCATAGCCCCAGAGGAATTTCTGCCCCCAGCCCCAGGCTTCCGCGACGTCCATGTGAACGTCCTGCGCTGCCTTGAGATTGATCAGGATGAAGGTC from Bradyrhizobium lupini harbors:
- a CDS encoding glycosyltransferase family 39 protein — translated: MTTTSIPSARARAKTRVSYARFRAWLVASATRPEARLWLVIQLAILHAVLWTFILINLKAAQDVHMDVAEAWGWGQKFLWGYGKHPPLSGWVAGLWFTVFPPTDWATYALAMATVGTGMVICWLIALRVVDARRAFLVVVMVALYPIFNFKGFKYNPDLLQLVTLPLLVLAYLNAFEKRSWRSGVLLGLAGALALMTKYWVLTMIGAIGLAALIHPERMRFLSSPAPWVAIATMVVAMIPHIVWLADAHFVPLTYAGDTYSLEDSGQVHQLVTGYALHNVALLALPVALAALAMALVPPWFRLLLRAPLRIVTRDWARGANSSVNLSQARNVWLIQIIVAVGPALGALAFSIYMKTDWGISLFFLVPLALVAIPALRVQSAALFNIVAIWLVLSVATLIASPWIAAREMAANAGNTATYGARSDLARELTQAWHARFASHWAVVAGTMESIQPMVFYSPDHPAAFTPLEAWGSGLISPDDVKRYGFIGVFDPADGRLPAFEKWVSEVAPKAERIVMTTRRFTHGKAGPSMSWNIYIAPPGN